Proteins encoded by one window of Anopheles maculipalpis chromosome 2RL, idAnoMacuDA_375_x, whole genome shotgun sequence:
- the LOC126556497 gene encoding PAN2-PAN3 deadenylation complex catalytic subunit PAN2 encodes MDYVYMAGGDPGNPRAEDIITLTMYENDPAGAVQEFAEAAEYGAFNIGSSEAEYIEHGMILADGGERFGVSTVCFDTQEELIWMGNQGGHVTSYFGSAMQKYTSFQVSNEVVRQILTIDAGILALTPTCLRHQIRRGIPKFTFRSERMVDMVCMIEHAPARLLMGGHQSDLIELDLGTFTELTSVVAGVNGCAILRRHSRYLCAGDAYGKVTLLDPNTLSIEHELPTHSGSLSDFDVQGNYLISCGLSGRQGNLTMDRFLMVYDMRMLRLVSPIQVLVEPQLMRFLPSHYSRLAVVSPHGQLQLVDTVELSEPRVCMFQINTSGSQCLSFDISSTSQAMAFGDQSGHINLISGAKINTPTLQFNPYSRDTEFADTIEPATPFVPITDTNFPLSSVLLPHLTTGERWLSDWPPWMNTYEHWRAKPIDPVVIGTMKMQGPIGYAPNPRMGLRNQIPYLLDGSNGTLAAGSVAGSAAHGTSSTKGGNGSEQQGIKLVPRRYRKVEVKYTKLGTQDFDFEHYNQTGFVGLEANLPNAYCNAMLQVLYFIIPLHKAIRAHCCTKEFCLSCELGFLFHMLNVGSSSSPCQASNFLRSFRTVPEAAALGLILSSNSANVNLISLIQNWNRFVLHQIHYELVDAMKKNETMHFYEHGQQPQHHGITLEQDSVQKFQIFNLGSGKSTASTNPPTATGSAVQEDSEIGRLFGTQQQTTHRCNKCNTTRVKDSVLLVCTLLYPTATTNNVEGTFGTILKHSLGVEKTTPAWCETCNKFTPTNQKSRVTDLPAILSINCGLYKEKELEYLKRQMSRTTGAQSSPSPSGPSTATVSGAATDQSTATFNGSGTGTKMCRYGTNCSRVDCHFAHPRKSSPCVISAASSTSTSAAATHGMQKSWFPLSFQMSLDEQQNLDISSLRTASNGEPVFPNAATEPGTTLESEVKEENPTNDHPEDSASGQKISKTYNLSAVVCYINDGSQHNLVSLIHVPACYQELKQPGDSNPMGGWYIFNDFSISPVPVQEAVWFTLDWKVPCVLFYTSSALAEEQCRLGLDLSNEPLTHYVNPFTTDLYEEEGADDGSGRTPEDVGTDAIGKGDEPSEHHHHPDGNDTEPSILFKPLGRNEHFQPGDLVAMDAEFVTLNPEESEIRSDGKMSTVKPSHMSVARITCIRGQGEYEGVPFMDDYISTQEQVVDYLTKFSGIQPGDLDANFSNKRLTTLKNSYQKLRFLVDSGVKFVGHGLRNDFRVINIIVPPAQVVDTVHLFHLPHHRMVSLRFLAWQFLGIKIQSETHDSIEDARTALHLYKHYLRLMEKDELSHALSTLYETGKKLQWKVPD; translated from the exons TGTACGAGAATGACCCGGCCGGTGCAGTGCAGGAGTTTGCAGAAGCGGCCGAGTACGGTGCGTTTAACATCGGTTCCTCGGAGGCAGAATATATCGAGCACGGTATGATTTTGGCCGATGGTGGTGAACGGTTCGGTGTGTCGACCGTCTGTTTCGACACGCAGGAGGAGCTGATTTGGATGGGCAACCAGGGTGGTCACGTCACGTCCTACTTCGGTAGTGCAATGCAAAAGTACACCTCCTTTCAGGTGTCGAACGAAGTCGTCCGGCAGATATTGACGATTGATGCGGGCATACTGGCGCTCACGCCAACCTGCCTAAGACACCAGATCCGGCGCGGTATACCGAAGTTTACGTTTCGCTCGGAACGGATGGTCGACATGGTGTGTATGATTGAGCATGCACCGGCCCGTCTACTGATGGGCGGCCATCAGAGTGATCTGATCGAACTGGATCTTGGGACGTTTACTGAGCTGACAAGCGTTGTCGCCGGAGTGAACGGGTGTGCTATCTTGCGGCGCCATTCCCGGTATCTGTGCGCTGGCGATGCTTACGGCAAGGTGACCCTACTCGATCCAAACACCCTGTCGATCGAGCACGAACTTCCAACCCATTCCGGCAGTTTATCAGATTTTGACGTCCAAGGCAACTATCTGATTTCGTGCGGGCTAAGCGGTCGCCAGGGCAACCTTACGATGGATCGCTTTTTGATGGTGTACGATATGCGCATGCTGCGATTGGTATCTCCGATACAGGTGCTCGTCGAACCGCAGTTAATGCGTTTCCTTCCGTCGCACTATTCCCGGCTAGCTGTGGTCTCGCCGCACGGACAACTACAGCTTGTGGATACGGTCGAGCTGAGCGAACCACGGGTGTGCATGTTCCAGATCAATACCAGCGGTTCTCAGTGCCTTTCGTTTGATATCAGCTCCACCAGCCAGGCGATGGCGTTCGGTGATCAATCCGGTCACATAAATCTGATATCGGGAGCCAAAATCAACACGCCAACGCTGCAGTTTAATCCGTACTCGCGGGACACCGAGTTTGCGGACACGATCGAACCGGCGACACCCTTCGTACCGATTACGGACACAAACTTTCCACTGTCCTCGGTACTATTGCCCCACCTAACTACCGGTGAGCGATGGTTAAGCGATTGGCCACCGTGGATGAATACGTACGAACATTGGCGAGCGAAGCCGATCGATCCGGTCGTTATCGGTACGATGAAGATGCAGGGACCTATAGGGTACGCACCCAACCCAAGGATGGGTCTGCGAAATCAAATCCCCTACCTGTTGGATGGCTCGAATGGAACATTGGCAGCTGGATCAGTGGCTGGATCGGCCGCACACGGTACCTCGTCCACCAAGGGTGGTAACGGTTCGGAACAGCAAGGCATCAAACTGGTCCCACGCCGCTATCGTAAGGTGGAGGTCAAGTACACCAAGCTCGGCACTCAAGATTTTGACTTTGAGCATTACAATCAGACGGGTTTTGTTGGGCTCGAAGCAAACCTGCCCAATGCGTATTGTAACGCGATGCTACAAGTGCTGTACTTCATCATTCCACTGCACAAAGCTATCCGGGCGCACTGTTGCACGAAAGAGTTTTGCCTTTCCTGCGAACTAGGCTTTCTGTTCCACATGCTCAACGTTGGCAGTTCCAGCTCACCCTGCCAGGCAAGCAACTTCCTGCGCTCCTTCCGTACCGTCCCGGAAGCTGCCGCCCTGGGGCTAATTCTATCATCCAACAGTGCGAATGTGAATTTGATCAGCCTCATTCAAAACTGGAATCGATTCGTACTGCACCAGATCCACTACGAGCTGGTTGATgcgatgaagaaaaatgaaacgatgCATTTTTACGAGCACGGCCAGCAACCGCAACATCACGGCATCACGCTCGAGCAGGACAGTGTCcaaaagtttcaaattttcaacctTGGCAGCGGGAAATCAACGGCCTCAACTAATCCCCCAACAGCGACCGGAAGTGCGGTGCAGGAAGATTCGGAAATTGGCCGACTGTTTGGCACGCAGCAGCAAACgacacaccgatgcaacaaatgCAACACAACCCGCGTCAAGGACAGTGTACTGCTCGTGTGCACCTTACTCTATCCGACCGCCACGACCAACAACGTGGAAGGCACATTTGgtacaattttaaaacactctctcggggtggaaaaaacaaccccgGCCTGGTGCGAAACGTGTAACAAGTTTACACCGACGAATCAAAAGTCACGCGTCACCGATCTGCCGGCGATACTTTCCATCAACTGTGGGCTGTACAAGGAGAAGGAACTGGAATACCTAAAGCGTCAAATGTCACGTACGACCGGTGCACAATCTTCGCCCAGTCCATCCGGGCCGAGTACGGCGACCGTGTCCGGCGCAGCCACCGATCAGTCAACGGCTACATTTAACGGATCCGGTACGGGCACCAAGATGTGCCGGTATGGTACGAACTGTTCGCGGGTCGATTGTCATTTTGCTCATCCAAG GAAATCGTCGCCTTGCGTCATATCGGCTGCATCGTCCACATCTACCTCGGCTGCCGCAACGCACGGTATGCAAAAGTCTTGGTTTCCGCTAAGCTTCCAGATGTCACTCGACGAGCAGCAGAACCTCGACATTAGCTCGTTACGTACCGCCTCAAATGGAGAGCCTGTATTTCCGAACGCCGCCACTGAACCGGGAACGACGCTGGAATCAGAAGTCAAGGAGGAAAATCCCACGAATG ACCATCCAGAAGATTCGGCATCGGGgcaaaaaatcagcaaaacctACAACCTATCGGCCGTGGTTTGCTACATCAATGATGGTTCGCAGCACAATCTTGTATCACTGATCCACGTCCCGGCATGCTACCAGGAACTAAAACAACCAGGCGATTCCAACCCAATGGGTGGTTGGTAcattttcaatgattttagCATTTCTCCGGTACCGGTACAGGAAGCGGTGTGGTTCACCCTAGACTGGAAAGTCCCATGCGTTCTATTCTACACCAGCAGCGCTTTGGCCGAAGAGCAGTGTCGTTTAGGGTTGGATTTAAGTAACGAACCTCTCACACACTACGTTAATCCCTTCACGACTGATCTGTACGAAGAGGAAGGTGCAGATGATGGTAGTGGCCGTACGCCGGAAGACGTTGGCACCGATGCGATCGGTAAAGGGGACGAACCTAGCGAACATCACCATCACCCGGACGGCAACGATACGGAACCGAGCATCCTGTTTAAACCTCTCGGACGCAACGAACATTTCCAGCCCGGCGATCTGGTCGCAATGGATGCCGAATTCGTTACGCTCAATCCGGAGGAAAGTGAGATACGTTCGGATGGAAAAATGTCTACCGTCAAACCGAGCCATATGAGCGTTGCCCGCATCACGTGCATTCGTGGACAGGGCGAGTATGAAGGTGTACCGTTTATGGACGATTACATCTCCACCCAGGAGCAGGTCGTAGACTATTTGACCAAATTTTCCGGCATCCAACCGGGCGATCTGGATGCGAACTTTAGCAACAAACGGTTAACGACGCTTAAGAATTCGTACCAGAAGTTGCGCTTTCTCGTCGACAGTGGGGTAAAGTTTGTTGGGCACGGACTGAGGAACGATTTTCGcgtcatcaacatcatcgtacCGCCGGCACAGGTGGTCGATACGGTGCATCTGTTCCATCTGCCCCACCATCGGATGGTATCGCTGCGCTTTTTGGCCTGGCAGTTTCTTGGCATTAAAATACAGTCGGAAACGCACGATTCGATCGAGGACGCACGGACGGCACTGCATCTGTACAAACACTATCTGCGGCTGATGGAAAAGGACGAACTTTCGCACGCACTTTCAACGCTGTACGAAACGGGCAAAAAGTTGCAGTGGAAGGTGCCGGACTAA
- the LOC126567427 gene encoding uncharacterized protein LOC126567427: MSYWKTTMYNQRSCPQTPAPPKNGPRFPMSAAILETPSIMSSLREPEEKNRPPNMVEPPPPKQFVMSYPSNVSFRSPNDSMAFADHQGSSSRQNINTTQSLNSSFLDCSFSSSISTPSSSMKRKVPLANSTISNTNSSRKSVSFSSKMSVTSGLKSFHRSGVPASLNDSLHLHTSGTTAHEKQKLPTERGGVTKYIKLTSANIPSDVPASVQDSKTSLRIVSGTIEHLQKTIREQGRLPLLLETVANVVSIKPGTRMKEKVILLRHRNQGPVMQGVYYEIDLDLPHLVAGDLVRCVGRLQSVGSRLQILKIARTTEQYNRAILRLQTVSAFTTKVRR, from the exons ATGTCTTATTGGAAAA CTACAATGTACAACCAGCGATCATGTCCTCAAACTCCGGCACCTCCTAAAAATGGACCACGATTTCCCATGTCAGCAGCAATACTCGAAACTCCTTCCATTATGAGCTCGCTTCGAGAGCCGGAAGAGAAGAACCGCCCTCCAAACATGGTTGAACCACCTCCCCCCAAGCAGTTCGTCATGTCGTACCCATCGAACGTTTCTTTTCGTTCGCCCAATGATAGCATGGCGTTCGCTGACCATCAAGGCTCATCTTCTAGACAGAACATTAACACAACACAATCGTTAAATAGTTCATTTTTGGATTGTAGCTTCAGTTCAAGCATCAGCACACCATCATCTTCCATGAAACGGAAAGTTCCACTGGCAAACTCTACTATCAGTAATACGAACAGTAGTAGAAAATCCGTGAGCTTCTCCTCGAAAATGTCAGTAACATCAGGATTAAAAAGCTTTCACCGTTCCGGAGTTCCTGCTAGTTTGAATGACTCGCTTCACCTACACACCAGCGGCACTACAgcacacgaaaaacaaaagcttcctACAGAACGTGGGGGTGTTACGAAGTACATCAAACTTACATCGGCTAACATCCCCTCCGACGTTCCTGCCAGTGTACAGGACTCGAAGACCTCGCTTCGCATCGTTTCCGGCACGATCGAACACCTGCAAAAGACGATCCGTGAACAAGGTAGGCTTCCGTTGCTGCTAGAAACCGTTGCGAACGTGGTAAGCATTAAGCCTGGTACGAGAATGAAGGAGAAGGTTATACTTTTACGCCATCGAAATCAAGGACCAGTTATGCAAGGTGTATACTATGAGATTGATCTCGATTTGCCCCATTTAGTGGCGGGTGATCTGGTGCGTTGTGTCGGACGACTTCAATCAGTAGGAAGTCGGTTGCAGATACTGAAAATCGCTCGAACAACGGAACAGTACAATCGGGCAATCTTACGGTTGCAAACGGTCAGTGCCTTCACTACTAAGGTGAGACGCTAG
- the LOC126556532 gene encoding uncharacterized protein LOC126556532, with protein sequence MASSIHEKNPMDDNGIAGIPAAAAANWYGNGKNNGTDLQRPRRLSFNGSDMELSDLKSDSNGEQRALSEEEKNAIDTKQTLVLLAVATTLAVSIKYLLPPFELASYRSVGSRVAVVAENVWQDFLDRCTRLRPPTFSWNSWKMETIRQQIATASHTLYAIAFGLLLSSFTWYIIYLDSSIPGVNPPTPFSASKKRYRGGPSSSKERRFHLPYIMALLSGVVGFLLVLFINE encoded by the exons ATGGCTTCTTCCATACATGAAAAGAACCCAATGGACGACAACGGAATAGCCGGCAtaccagccgcagcagcagcaaattggTATGGCAACGGAAAGAATAATGGCACAGACCTGCAGCGTCCCCGAAGGCTTTCCTTCAACGGATCCGATATGGAGCTTTCCGACTTGAAGAGCGATTCCAATGGGGAGCAGAGAGCACTGtcggaagaggaaaaaaatgccATCGATACGAAACAAACGCTAGTACTGTTGGCTGTCGCCACAACGCTTGCGGTTTCCATCAAATATCTACTTCCGCCCTTCGAGTTAG CATCGTATCGATCGGTTGGATCGAGAGTTGCCGTAGTGGCCGAGAATGTGTGGCAAGACTTCTTAGACCGCTGTACCCGACTGAGGCCACCAACGTTTTCTTGGAActcgtggaaaatggaaactatTCGGCAGCAAATCGCAACCGCATCCCACACACTGTATGCAATCGCTTTTGGACTGTTGCTTTCCTCCTTTACCTGGTACATTATCTATCTGGACAGCAGCATTCCAGGGGTGAATCCTCCGACTCCCTTTTCCGCATCCAAGAAACG CTATCGTGGTGGACCATCCTCCAGCAAAGAACGCCGCTTCCACCTACCCTACATAATGGCCCTGTTGAGCGGTGTGGTTGGATTTTTGCTTGTCCTTTTCATCAATGAATAA